One window from the genome of Bacteroidota bacterium encodes:
- a CDS encoding CRTAC1 family protein: MRSVSLLTLMFGILLVTTSCEKAPASEQPAASETAIPFTLSQATAEAGLANFTHATGASGEKWFPETMGSGAAIVDIDNDGWQDILLVGGATWTADDTTPALLLYRNNQDGSFSDISKAAGLSGMQAYGFGVATADYDNDGDQDIALTTLEGTRLLQNNEGVFINVSRQAGLAVATDWHSTALFFDADRDGWLDLYLGGYVDWSPEDDIFCTLDGTNKSYCTPELYNGTPGTFFYNNGDGTFSDQTAARGFADAPGKTLGAAMLDYNKDGAPDLIVSNDTQRDLLYENDGTGIFTEKGQLSGIAFDENGKARAGMGIDTGFIDGGNDETVFVGNFSKEMIAVYHHIGDGLFVDRAARSKIGRPSLLTLTFGLALLDIDLDADLDLFTANGHLQVEIENTQEGIAYKQTPHLFLNDGTGVFSDVADRLTNFPALVGRGIAYGDLDNDGDLDVLITENGGPAFLWRNDLSQAANYLRIKLAGTSSNRDALGSLVELYAGGTKQIRYTRTGSSYLSQSETIATFGLNITTVVDSLRITWPSGKQQLQTNVQANQLLMLTEPQ; this comes from the coding sequence ATGCGAAGTGTCAGCCTCCTGACCTTGATGTTCGGGATCTTGCTTGTTACCACCAGCTGCGAAAAAGCACCCGCCTCAGAACAACCCGCAGCATCCGAAACAGCAATCCCTTTTACCCTCTCCCAGGCTACTGCTGAAGCTGGCCTTGCCAACTTCACCCACGCAACCGGTGCATCCGGTGAAAAATGGTTTCCTGAAACCATGGGCTCGGGCGCTGCCATTGTAGATATAGACAATGACGGTTGGCAAGACATCCTCCTCGTAGGCGGCGCCACCTGGACAGCAGATGACACAACACCCGCGCTCTTGCTCTATCGCAACAACCAGGATGGCTCATTCTCCGACATCTCCAAAGCTGCCGGCCTTTCAGGCATGCAGGCCTACGGGTTTGGCGTTGCAACAGCCGACTACGACAACGACGGCGATCAGGATATCGCCCTTACCACCCTCGAAGGCACACGCCTCCTGCAAAACAATGAAGGCGTATTTATCAATGTTAGCCGGCAAGCCGGACTCGCAGTGGCAACCGACTGGCATTCTACCGCACTCTTCTTTGATGCAGATCGCGATGGCTGGCTTGATCTCTATCTCGGCGGCTACGTCGACTGGTCACCTGAAGATGACATTTTTTGCACCCTCGACGGGACCAACAAGAGTTATTGCACACCCGAGCTTTATAACGGCACACCCGGGACCTTCTTTTACAACAATGGAGACGGCACGTTTAGCGACCAAACCGCTGCACGTGGCTTTGCTGACGCACCGGGCAAAACACTCGGCGCCGCGATGCTTGATTACAACAAAGATGGGGCACCCGACCTCATTGTCTCCAATGATACACAGCGCGACCTGCTCTATGAAAATGATGGCACCGGCATATTTACGGAAAAGGGGCAACTTAGCGGCATTGCGTTTGACGAAAACGGAAAGGCACGCGCCGGCATGGGCATAGACACCGGGTTTATCGATGGCGGCAATGATGAAACGGTCTTTGTTGGCAACTTCTCCAAAGAAATGATTGCCGTGTATCACCATATTGGCGACGGATTGTTTGTGGATCGCGCTGCCCGCTCTAAAATCGGCCGCCCCAGTTTGCTCACCCTCACCTTTGGTCTTGCTTTGCTGGACATAGACCTGGATGCAGACCTCGACCTCTTTACTGCCAATGGACACCTGCAGGTTGAAATTGAGAACACGCAGGAAGGCATTGCCTATAAACAAACGCCCCATCTTTTCCTCAATGACGGCACCGGCGTGTTCAGCGATGTCGCCGACCGTCTGACCAACTTCCCAGCCCTCGTAGGCCGTGGAATTGCCTATGGAGACCTGGACAATGATGGGGACCTCGACGTCCTCATCACCGAAAACGGTGGGCCGGCTTTTTTGTGGCGCAACGATCTTTCTCAAGCAGCCAATTATTTACGGATCAAGCTCGCCGGCACATCCAGCAACCGCGATGCCCTGGGGTCATTAGTCGAACTGTATGCCGGCGGGACAAAGCAGATCCGCTACACTC
- a CDS encoding alpha/beta hydrolase, with translation MQKYRIAGSAILFILYAGVFLVNPVWGMQSSDPETFPLWASGAPDGNGEPADEPTLTVYEPATGVATGTAVVIAPGGGYGMLAMDHEGHDVARWLNTLGITAFILKYRHAPKFRHPTPLRDGQRALRLVRARAGTWGIDTDKVGILGFSAGGHLASSAGTHADWDDPMREGSIDVLSARPDFMVLVYPVISMTESYMHRGSRDNLLGKDATEALALLMSNEKQVDATTPPAFLMHTTEDKAVPPENSIYFYLALREAGVGAEMHIYEAGRHGVGLAPGDPVLSTWPARCAAWLKANGF, from the coding sequence ATGCAAAAGTACCGGATAGCAGGAAGTGCAATACTGTTCATACTATACGCAGGTGTATTCCTCGTTAACCCTGTTTGGGGGATGCAATCAAGTGACCCAGAGACTTTTCCGTTATGGGCATCAGGTGCGCCTGATGGTAATGGTGAGCCGGCAGACGAGCCGACACTGACAGTTTATGAGCCGGCAACAGGTGTTGCGACAGGCACCGCAGTAGTTATCGCACCCGGCGGCGGGTACGGGATGCTGGCCATGGACCACGAAGGACACGACGTGGCGCGTTGGTTGAATACACTCGGCATAACAGCATTTATCCTGAAATACCGCCATGCCCCGAAGTTCAGGCATCCGACACCCCTCCGCGATGGGCAGCGGGCTTTGCGCCTGGTTCGAGCGCGGGCTGGTACGTGGGGGATAGATACCGATAAAGTGGGGATCCTTGGTTTTTCTGCAGGGGGGCACCTGGCCTCGAGCGCTGGCACGCATGCAGACTGGGATGATCCGATGCGTGAAGGCTCCATCGATGTCTTGAGTGCCAGGCCTGATTTTATGGTGCTGGTATATCCGGTCATATCAATGACCGAATCGTACATGCACCGTGGCTCGCGCGACAATTTGCTGGGCAAAGACGCAACGGAGGCGTTGGCCTTGCTGATGTCGAATGAAAAACAGGTTGACGCGACAACGCCGCCGGCATTTCTGATGCATACAACGGAGGACAAGGCTGTACCGCCCGAGAACAGTATTTATTTCTATCTCGCCTTGCGGGAGGCCGGCGTTGGTGCCGAAATGCACATTTACGAAGCAGGTC